In Ptychodera flava strain L36383 chromosome 21, AS_Pfla_20210202, whole genome shotgun sequence, a genomic segment contains:
- the LOC139121268 gene encoding coiled-coil domain-containing protein 124-like: MPKKFKGENTKATAARARKAEARAQEESRKQKELEDEYWRDDDKSAAKKQERKAGKERKKQEELERKAAARKALEEEEAALAKTSAKQTPNKLTRAQIQQQIESQPKATPTRALSHDETPLEENPNRLLEEGAVEARSVEDAIAVLSVKEAEKDRHPEKRMKAAYAAYEQENLPRLKAENPNMRLSQVKQMLKKDWMKAPENPMNQRYQEYNAGR; the protein is encoded by the exons ATGCCTAAAAAATTCAAAGGGGAGAATACCAAGGCTACGGCCGCCAGAGCTCGCAAAGCTGAAGCCAGGGCACAGGAGGAGTCTAGGAAACAGAAAGAGCTTGAAGATGAGTACTGGAGAGATGATGATAAATCTGCTGCTAAGAAACAGGAAAGAAAA GCAGGAAAGGAGAGAAAGAAGCAGGAAGAATTAGAAAGAAAGGCAGCTGCAAGGAAAGCCCTTGAAGAAGAGGAAGCAGCTCTTGCCAAAACATCAGCCAAGCAGACACCAAACAAACTAACCAGAGCTCAAATACAACAACAGATTGAAAGCCAGCCAAAAG CAACTCCCACACGAGCATTAAGTCATGATGAAACTCCCTTGGAGGAAAATCCAAACCGATTATTGGAAGAAGGTGCTGTGGAGGCCAGATCTGTTGAAGATGCCATTGCTGTATTGAG TGTAAAAGAAGCAGAAAAAGATCGTCATCCAGAAAAGAGGATGAAAGCAGCATATGCAGCCTACGAACAGGAAAATCTTCCCAGACTGAAAGCTGAGAATCCGAACATGAGGCTGTCCCAGGTCAAACAGATGCTGAAGAAGGACTGGATGAAAGCGCCAGAAAATCCCATGAATCAGAGATACCAAGAATACAATGCCGGGAGATGA